GCGCTGAATATCGCTATGCGCACGATGAGCCAAATGCGTATGCGGCTGGAGAAATCTATTTTCCGCCGGAAATGGCGCAAACCCATTACTATCAGCCGACATCCCGCGGGCTGGAAGCCAAAATCGGTGAAAAGCTCGCCTGGCTGGCTGCTCAGGATCAAAATAGCCCGACAAAACGCTACCGCTAGCATTAACGTTGCGGTAAGGTTATTACCAGACTTTATCCTACAGGGCGGTACTATCTCTCCCTGTAACCCTTTCTATTCCTTTAATAATACAAGCACAGGACTAGCATGCTCGATCCCAACTTGCTGCGTAACGAGCTAGACGCAGTTGCCGAAAAATTACTGGCTCGCCGAAATTTTAAACTGGATGTGGAGGCACTGCGTACGCTGGAAGAGCGCCGCAAAGTGCTTCAGGTCGAAACAGAAAATTTGCAGGCAGAACGTAACTCCCGATCGAAAGAGATTGGAGCGGCGAAGTCGCGCGGGGAAGACATTGAGCCATTGCGCCGTGATGTGAATGAACTGGGTGAAAAGCTGGAAGCAGCTAAAGCCGAACTTCAGCAGGTGCTTAATAGCATTGAAACGATTGCGCTGACCCTCCCTAACATGCCTGATGACTGTGTGCCGCTCGGCAAAGATGAGTCAGAAAATCAGGAAGTGTTCCGCTGGGGAGAGCCTCGTCAGTTTGATTTCCCCGTCCGCGACCATGTGGATTTGGGGGAGCTGACAGGCGGCCTTAACATGGCGCTTGGTGTGAAGCTGACCGGTGCCCGTTTCTCGGTAATGAAAGGGCAGTTAGCCCGTCTGCACCGTGCGCTGGCGCAGTTTATGCTGGATTTACACACCGGTGAACATGGCTATCAGGAGGCCTATGTGCCTTATCTGGTTAACCATGCCACGCTCTATGGCACCGGTCAGTTGCCGAAGTTCAGTGAAGATCTGTTTCACACCCGTCCGCTGAGCGAAGAAGCTGAAACCAGCAATTATGCGCTGATCCCCACAGCAGAAGTGCCGCTGACCAATCTGGTGCGCGATGAAATTCTGGATGATGACAGCCTGCCGATTAAATTAACTGCGCATACGCCTTGTTTCCGTTCAGAAGCCGGCTCTTATGGTCGTGATACCCGCGGGCTTATTCGTGTACACCAGTTCGATAAAGTGGAAATGGTGCAGATTGTTCGCCCGGAAGACTCCATGCAGGCGCTGGAAGAACTGACCGGGAATGCCGAAAAAGTGCTGCAATTGCTGAACCTGCCATACCGTAAAGTGTTGTTGTGCTCCGGGGATATGGGCTTTGGTTCGATCAAGACCTACGATCTTGAGGTCTGGTTGCCAGCGCAAAATACCTACCGTGAGATCTCTTCTTGCTCGAACTGTGGCGACTTTCAGGCGCGCCGTATGCAGGCCCGCTGCCGCAGCAAGAGTGATAAGAAAACGCGTCTGGTACATACACTGAATGGGTCGGGGTTGGCCGTGGGGCGTGCACTGGTGGCGGTGCTGGAAAACTATCAGCAGGCGGATGGCCGTATTGAAGTACCGGCGGTATTACGCCCTTACATGAATGGGCTGGAGTATATCGGCGGCTAAATGTGCAGTGCGACAGTAAACGCGGTATCGACTCTTAACCGCAGCCAGTGGCGTTTATCGCATTCTGTTTGAAGAAAAAAGCCGATCGGTGGTAATTCGCCGATCGGCTTTTTATTTTTCCATAAAACCTTTTCTATAACAGAACCGGGCCACAAGGTGCTTGCGCCTGGTGATTTTGCTATGGCAGCGCCAAACATTATTTTATTGCCCAATGGCACAGCGCGCGGTCTTGTCAGACGGCGCAATCACCTGTAGTGATGTTAGCCATGACGAGCGGCACGTTGCCAGGCTGGTCGTGCTCGCATCGCTTCCAGCAAGCGCCAGAGGTTGGGGCGTGCCGGCGTTAGCCAGCCACGCTGTGCAGAGGTATCCAGAGGATACCCTCCCATCATGATATCGGCGGCTGAGAATGTCTGGCCTGCGAGCCATTCAGACTTTGCGGCTTCCTGTTCTAAAAAATCATAATGCAGATTGAGCTGCGTATTGACCATGCCGCGAATGGGCCAGCCAAATGGCCCCATTTTATAGGCCACCAGCTTAAGCAGCATGGCTGGCATCAGTGAGCCTTCGGCGTAGTGCATCCAGTAACGGTAACGCCAGAAGTCCGGGTGTTCGGCGCGGGGGGCGAGATGTGGGCCAAATGTCGCTACCAGATATTCGATAATGGCTCCGGTTTCAGCCAGCACCCTGCCATCATGCTCAATAACCGGTGCTTTACCTAGTGGGTGCACATGACGCAAGGTTGCTGGCGCGCGTAAGGTGGCTTTATTACGCTGATAGTTAATGACCTCATAAGGCACATCTAATTCTTCCAGCAACCATAAAATACGCTGTGAGCGCGAGGTATTCAGATGATGAACACGAATCATAAGGGATCCTGTCAGTGATTGAGACAATCGATGTATTTATTTGAAAGATAATATGAAATTTTCCACAAGGAAAGAGGCTGTCAGATGGCCTTCATTCAGCAGGAGGTTGCCGCGTCACAACCGGGTGAGTGACGCAGCCTGTGAATGGAGCGGTTACTGATTTTCGGCAACCCGTTTTTCCAGATAGACCAGCCAGTCATCGGGGCGGCCCAGCCAGGGGGCGATATTTAGGGTAGTGAGTGCATCATCGATGGCGAACACCAGCGTCGGAAATCCGGCTCCGCCAGACTGGGTAAGCCAGTGGCGGCTTTCTTCAATGTGTTTTCGGGTGGGTAAGCCGCGCCAGTGAGTGCAGGCATTTTCAAAATCATCCAGTGACAGGCCAATTTCTACCGCCAGCTTCATTAACACCGGCGGGTCTGAAATTCGTAATCCTTCCACATAGTGCGCCCGCTGAAGGCGTTCGAGCAAATCAAGTCCTCTGCCACCTAACTCCTCTGCGGCCAGTATCGCGGTCGTAGGGGGCTCTGAATCCAGTGTGGCCGTTAAATCCCACAGCAGGCCGTTAAAGTAGCCATCGCCAAATGGCTGACCGCTCATCTGAGCAATGCGGCGATCGTGCGGCTGAACATAATCCCGCCATTCAGGGGTAATACGACGCCGATTAGGCCCGGTCATCATCCCACCGGCATGCAGCACGATAGGTAATCCGGCAACCTTGCGAGCAGCATGGATCAATGGCGCTGCGGCATAACACCAACCGCACAGAGGGTCGAAGATGTAGTGTAGCCTGTTCATTCATACGCTCCGTATGTTGCCCGGTATTGCGGGCACACCAGAAAAAGAAAAGGGACTGGTTATTGCACCACGACATTACGCATCGAACCGGGGCTGAACGGTAATCAACAGATGTGGCGCTATGCTTTAATTATTGTCTATATCCTGGGAGTTAGCAGGTAAGCGCTCAATTTTCTGCTTCGGTTCTGCGATCGGCGATCGCAAACCTGAAAGAAAATTGACGAGGCGCTAACACGACAATGTTCAGGCGGGCGTTGCCCGCCGTTGTTATCAGACACCGAGTGTCATTACGGCCATGACAGCTCGCCTTTAATCACTTTCGCACCCAGTTCCAGTGAAGACACCTCACCCAGATTCGGATACGCGCTCTTCATCGCATCCACCAGGGTGCTGCTGTTTGCTGATGATTGCGCATATCGCTCAAATGTTTGCAGATATTGACGGGTGAAGGCCACATTTTGCACCGACCAAGGGGCAGAGCCATCGTGGTTTACGGCGTAATGGCTTGGCACCACGGTAACCGGCTTGAGCTTATCAATGCTATCCAAATCGGCCAGCCAGTGCTGGCGGGATGCCACTGACTGGGTATCGGCCATCCAGACATGAATATTTGCTGAAACCTGTACGCCACCCATCACCGCTTTTAATGCCGGAACCCAGACAAAGGTGCGATCCGGTGTTGCGCCATTGAGGCCGACGACGTCGATAGAATGACCTTCCAGCGTCAGGTGGTCACCAGTGAGCGCACTGGGTATGACGATTTGTTTCGGTGCATTTTCTTTTAGTACTGGCCCCCAGTAAGCGACTTTCTTCTCCTGGGTTGCCTTGATGGCGGCTATTGTCTGAGGTGTGGCAACAATGTGTGCTTGAGGGAAGGCGGCTTTAAGTACATCCAGCCCGAAATAGAAATCAGGGTCATGGTGGCTGATGTAAATAGTTTTCAGTGTTTTACCGGTTGCACGGATTTTTTCTACCAGTTTCTGCGCATCATTGCGCTGGAACTGTGCATCAATCAGCAGGGCATCGTGTTCTCCGGTAATGATTTCTGATGAAACCGGAAAAACAGCGTGCTCGCCGGGATTATAAACATCTAATTTCAATGCAGCAGACGCAGAGCCCGTAACGGCGGCGAGTAGTGTGGCGAGTAAGGTATGTTTTAACACGGAATTCTCCTTTCTGAATAATAGAGCGACATGGTAGATTTCATTTCTTATGAGATAAACCCGTCAAAGCGAACAGCTTTGTTGCATAAATCGGACAAATGATGGATAGAATTACCGCCGCACACGTCTTTGTGACGATAACCGAACAAGGCAGCCTGACGGGGGCCGCGCAACAGCTCGATATGTCCCGGGCGATGGTGACGCGTTATTTAGCTGAAATGGAAGCCTGGGCTCAGACACGTTTGCTGCATCGCAGTACCCGTCAATTAAGCCTGACCAGTGAAGGTGAAGTGGTGTTACAACACTGCCGTGATTTACTGGCAATTTCGCAAAAATTTGAGCTGTCAGGGCATGATCAAAAAGAGCCTTCCGGGCTGTTGCGTTTGACGTGTGCGCCATCACTGGCAAGTACCACCTTGGTGGCAGCATTAACCGCCTATCTAAAACGTTATCCTAAGACCGCGGTGGATTTGCAACTCGCCAGTCATACGCTGAACCTTATTGAAGAGCGGATTGATTTGGCCATTCGCATCACCAGCCATTTGGATCCGGGCCTGATTGCACGACGACTTGGCTGGTGCCCCTCGGTGGTCTGTGCGTCACCTGAGTATCTGGCCAATCATGGCACGCCACAGCGCGTGGAGGATTTGGCGGTGCACCACTGCCTGACTTACTCATACTTTAATAAAAGCCTGTGGCAATTTACTCGTCAGGGGAAGACTTTTGCGGTGCCAGTGAGTGGTAATTTCAGCGCCAATGATTCGCTGATGCTGCTGGAGGCCGCGCTAAACGGAGCCGGGATTAGCCTGCAACCGGTATATTCGGTATCCGATTTGATTGCCAGTAAGCGCCTTATCGCCCTGTTTCCCGAGGCTGAGCCACAGGAGCTGGGTATTTTTGCCGTATACCATTCACGAGAACATATGCCGCTGGCACTCCGTGCGCTGGTGGATTTTCTGGCGCAGTGGTTTGTGCACAATCTTGAATGGAAGCGTGTTTCGCGTCGATGAGGCTATCCGGTACCTCCGCTGACAAGGTGTACCATGGCTGCGGCAAATCGTGCTCTGCTCATCAATAAGCTGATTGACTTTGTTATTGCCAGTGGCATGATGCGCGAAAAATATCACCTCGCTGGTTTGTCTTCCCATGTCCACCTATACGCGCCCGGTATTGTTGCTACTCTGCGGGCTACTGCTGCTTACGGTTTGTCTTGCGATATTAAATACGCTGGTGCCGCTGTGGCTCAATGGCCGCCATTTGCCTGTCTGGCAAGTGGGGCTGGTCGGTTCGGCCTATTTTAGCGGTAATTTGCTGGGAACGCTGGTCGCAGGCGGCATAATTCGCCTCTGTGGTTTTAATCGCAGTTACTATCTGGCTGCGTTGCTATTTGGTGTTGCCAGTAGCGCGCTGGCGCTGTCACCGGATGTGTGGCTCTGGGTGATATGGCGTTTTATCGCGGGGATTGGGTGTGCGTTGATTTGGGTAGTGGTGGAAAGCGCACTCTTGTGCAGCGGTCATGCGCTTAATCGTGGGCAACTGCTGGCTGCGTATATGGTGGCTTATTATCTCGGTAGTGTTGCGGGTCAGTTGCTGTTAAGCATAGTGCCAACGGCATTATTGAGTCTATTACCCTGGCTGGTAGCTCTGGTGGTGCTGGCGGTTATTCCACTGCTGTTTGCACGTTTTGCGTCGCCAATACAGTCCGAAAAGCCACGGGCACGTCTCTGGCATATGCTCTGTTACCGGTCGGCCAGGTTCGGTATTCAGGGATGTGTCATGTCTGGGGTGATCCTCGGGTCATTATACGGATTACTGCCCGTCTATCTGGCACATCAAGGAATGAGTGACGCGCATATCGGCTACTGGATGGCGCTGCTCATCTGCGCGGGGATTATCGGGCAGTGGCCGATTGGACGATTAGCGGACCGCTATGGTCGGTTGCTGGTGCTGCGTGTACAGGTGTTTGTCGTTATTCTGGGCGCGCTTGCGATGCTGATGCCGGGGCGTTATAGCATGGCTCCGGCACTCTTTTTACTCGGGGCCTCTGGTTTTACGCTTTATCCGGTTGCCATGTCATGGGCTTGTGAGAGAGTGGCTTCCCATGACTTGGTTGCCATGAATCAGGCCCTGTTGCTCAGTTATACCGTAGGCAGCCTGTGCGGCCCCGGTTTTGCGGCTATGTTAATGCAGACCTATCCCGATCAACTCCTGTTTGTGTTGATCGCCGCAGTTTCACTGGGTTATTTAGTCTTACTGCTGAAAAGGGGCGATCATCATCCTCACCCACAGGCAGCCTGAATCTCTCTCCCGTTAACAACCCGCAGCAGGCTACCGGTGAAAGGGAAGGCCGATAACATCATCTGTGATGATCGGCTCTTGATGATTCATGCAGTAAGCTATGTTTAGTACACAACCTTGTGTCCATAGCCGGAAAGAATCGCTTTGATGCGATCCATCGTGTCGGCTTTGGGGGGCTTCACGCCGTCAAGCTGGTAGGTTTCGCCCATTGCTGTCCATTTATGTTTGCCGAGCTCATGGTATGGCAGCAGTTCTATCTTTTCGATATTACGCATATCCTGGATAAACTCGCCCAACTGATGAGCCGAGGCATCATCATCACTCCAGCCCGGCACCACCACATAGCGGATCCAGGTGCGCTGATTACGTTTGGCGAGATGACGGGCGAAATCCAGCGTGCGGTGATTGGATACACCCACTAAATTCTGATGCACGGTATCGTTAATCTGTTTCAGATCCAGCATGACCAGGTCTGTGACATCCAGCAATTCATCAATGACCGGATCATAGCGCCGCACAAAACCATTGGTATCCAGACAGGTGTTAATGCCCTGCTCACGACAGGCGCGAAACCAGTCACGCACGAACTCAGCCTGTAAAATTGCCTCACCACCGGAGGCGGTAACACCACCACCAGAAGCATTCATAAAATGGCGATAGGTCACGACCTCTTTCATCAACTCTTCAACCGTCACTTCTTTGCCGCCATGCGTATCCCAGGTGTCACGGTTGTGACAATACAGGCAACGCATCAGGCAGCCTTGAAAGAATGTGATGAAGCGAATTCCTGGGCCATCAACGGTGCCACAGGATTCGAAAGAGTGAATGCGACCAATAACTGACATGCGAGGTTTCTCCAGGTTGGGCCGAGAAATAGCGGCCTTCGATGAGCGCAGTAACCAATACATGGCGGCATGGCCATGATATTTGTCCTGTGTCTAATCTGTTTTGTCAGGCAGCCCGGCGTTGGCGGGCTGCCTGACAAAACAGGCTTGGGTCCATCCGCCAGCGAAGGATATCGCCGAAGAGAAGGAGGATCCACAAAAGGAAGGGGAGAGGGTATAAAAAGGCCCCACAAATGTGGAGCCTTCAGTCTATGTACTTCAATCAGTCTGATTATATGGACTGAGTAAAGGTACGGGTAATCACATCCTGCTGCTGTTCTTTAGTCAGCGAGTTGAAGCGAACGGCATAACCCGATACGCGAATGGTCAACTGCGGATATTTTTCCGGGTTTTCCATGGCATCAAGCAGCATTTCACGGTTCATCACGTTAACGTTCAGATGCTGACCACCTTCGATGCTGGCTTCGTGGTGGAAGTAACCATCCATCAGGCCTGCCAGGTTGGTTTTACGCACGTCGTCATCTTTACCCAGCGCATTAGGTACGATAGAGAAGGTATAAGAGATACCATCTTTCGCGTAGGCGAACGGCAATTTAGCGACGGAAGTCAGAGAGGCTACGGCACCTTTCTGGTCACGGCCATGCATTGGGTTAGCACCCGGTCCAAACGGTGCACCCGCGCGACGACCATCCGGGGTGTTACCGGTTTTCTTACCGTAAACCACGTTAGACGTAATGGTCAGTACAGACTGCGTTGGT
This sequence is a window from Dickeya aquatica. Protein-coding genes within it:
- the serS gene encoding serine--tRNA ligase encodes the protein MLDPNLLRNELDAVAEKLLARRNFKLDVEALRTLEERRKVLQVETENLQAERNSRSKEIGAAKSRGEDIEPLRRDVNELGEKLEAAKAELQQVLNSIETIALTLPNMPDDCVPLGKDESENQEVFRWGEPRQFDFPVRDHVDLGELTGGLNMALGVKLTGARFSVMKGQLARLHRALAQFMLDLHTGEHGYQEAYVPYLVNHATLYGTGQLPKFSEDLFHTRPLSEEAETSNYALIPTAEVPLTNLVRDEILDDDSLPIKLTAHTPCFRSEAGSYGRDTRGLIRVHQFDKVEMVQIVRPEDSMQALEELTGNAEKVLQLLNLPYRKVLLCSGDMGFGSIKTYDLEVWLPAQNTYREISSCSNCGDFQARRMQARCRSKSDKKTRLVHTLNGSGLAVGRALVAVLENYQQADGRIEVPAVLRPYMNGLEYIGG
- a CDS encoding glutathione S-transferase family protein, whose translation is MIRVHHLNTSRSQRILWLLEELDVPYEVINYQRNKATLRAPATLRHVHPLGKAPVIEHDGRVLAETGAIIEYLVATFGPHLAPRAEHPDFWRYRYWMHYAEGSLMPAMLLKLVAYKMGPFGWPIRGMVNTQLNLHYDFLEQEAAKSEWLAGQTFSAADIMMGGYPLDTSAQRGWLTPARPNLWRLLEAMRARPAWQRAARHG
- a CDS encoding DsbA family protein, with protein sequence MNRLHYIFDPLCGWCYAAAPLIHAARKVAGLPIVLHAGGMMTGPNRRRITPEWRDYVQPHDRRIAQMSGQPFGDGYFNGLLWDLTATLDSEPPTTAILAAEELGGRGLDLLERLQRAHYVEGLRISDPPVLMKLAVEIGLSLDDFENACTHWRGLPTRKHIEESRHWLTQSGGAGFPTLVFAIDDALTTLNIAPWLGRPDDWLVYLEKRVAENQ
- a CDS encoding MBL fold metallo-hydrolase produces the protein MLKHTLLATLLAAVTGSASAALKLDVYNPGEHAVFPVSSEIITGEHDALLIDAQFQRNDAQKLVEKIRATGKTLKTIYISHHDPDFYFGLDVLKAAFPQAHIVATPQTIAAIKATQEKKVAYWGPVLKENAPKQIVIPSALTGDHLTLEGHSIDVVGLNGATPDRTFVWVPALKAVMGGVQVSANIHVWMADTQSVASRQHWLADLDSIDKLKPVTVVPSHYAVNHDGSAPWSVQNVAFTRQYLQTFERYAQSSANSSTLVDAMKSAYPNLGEVSSLELGAKVIKGELSWP
- a CDS encoding LysR family transcriptional regulator; the encoded protein is MDRITAAHVFVTITEQGSLTGAAQQLDMSRAMVTRYLAEMEAWAQTRLLHRSTRQLSLTSEGEVVLQHCRDLLAISQKFELSGHDQKEPSGLLRLTCAPSLASTTLVAALTAYLKRYPKTAVDLQLASHTLNLIEERIDLAIRITSHLDPGLIARRLGWCPSVVCASPEYLANHGTPQRVEDLAVHHCLTYSYFNKSLWQFTRQGKTFAVPVSGNFSANDSLMLLEAALNGAGISLQPVYSVSDLIASKRLIALFPEAEPQELGIFAVYHSREHMPLALRALVDFLAQWFVHNLEWKRVSRR
- a CDS encoding MFS transporter, with the protein product MSTYTRPVLLLLCGLLLLTVCLAILNTLVPLWLNGRHLPVWQVGLVGSAYFSGNLLGTLVAGGIIRLCGFNRSYYLAALLFGVASSALALSPDVWLWVIWRFIAGIGCALIWVVVESALLCSGHALNRGQLLAAYMVAYYLGSVAGQLLLSIVPTALLSLLPWLVALVVLAVIPLLFARFASPIQSEKPRARLWHMLCYRSARFGIQGCVMSGVILGSLYGLLPVYLAHQGMSDAHIGYWMALLICAGIIGQWPIGRLADRYGRLLVLRVQVFVVILGALAMLMPGRYSMAPALFLLGASGFTLYPVAMSWACERVASHDLVAMNQALLLSYTVGSLCGPGFAAMLMQTYPDQLLFVLIAAVSLGYLVLLLKRGDHHPHPQAA
- the pflA gene encoding pyruvate formate lyase 1-activating protein encodes the protein MSVIGRIHSFESCGTVDGPGIRFITFFQGCLMRCLYCHNRDTWDTHGGKEVTVEELMKEVVTYRHFMNASGGGVTASGGEAILQAEFVRDWFRACREQGINTCLDTNGFVRRYDPVIDELLDVTDLVMLDLKQINDTVHQNLVGVSNHRTLDFARHLAKRNQRTWIRYVVVPGWSDDDASAHQLGEFIQDMRNIEKIELLPYHELGKHKWTAMGETYQLDGVKPPKADTMDRIKAILSGYGHKVVY